In one Salvelinus fontinalis isolate EN_2023a chromosome 16, ASM2944872v1, whole genome shotgun sequence genomic region, the following are encoded:
- the LOC129812752 gene encoding protein L-Myc-1b-like, with protein sequence MLGINSRASHCDSWEMEYDCYQHYFLDDLDKEEDFYKSTAPSEDIWKKFALLPTPPMSPNRTISGGTLYFTPGDKFGWLSKVLGQDEEYEGPDTEELFGNMSSIIIQDCMWSSFSASQHLEKVSERLSAAAQARLSPPAPQNNVTMSASKAQCTPLTPPDSPLPSTVATECVDPAAVLTFPTISCRKPASSGSESRSDSSDDDDAVIDVVTVESKQSRARLVGSRKPVTITVRADPCPKRFHMSVHQQQHNYAAPSPDSDPEDDEEPQSKWSCPDSSHHQQPDSPTASSADSPQSSDAEDTDRRKNHNFLERKRRNDLRSRFLALRDVIPGLVESAKAPKVAILTQATKYLLQLHSREKHQAQERKRLKARQQKLLRRLADLKRS encoded by the exons ATGCTTGGAATAAACTCAAGAGCATCGCATTGTGACAGCTGGGAGATGGAGTACGACTGCTATCAGCACTATTTCTTAGATGACCTTGACAAAGAGGAGGATTTCTACAAGTCAACCGCACCAAGTGAGGACATATGGAAAAAGTTTGCACTATTGCCCACCCCTCCCATGTCTCCTAACAGGACAATCAGCGGTGGTACCTTGTACTTTACCCCTGGAGACAAGTTCGGCTGGCTGTCCAAGGTCTTGGGCCAGGACGAGGAGTACGAGGGACCTGACACCGAAGAGCTTTTTGGGAACATGAGTTCCATTATTATCCAGGACTGCATGTGGAGTAGTTTCTCGGCCAGTCAGCACTTGGAGAAAGTCAGTGAGCGCCTGTCAGCTGCAGCCCAGGCTCGTCTCTCCCCACCAGCACCCCAGAACAATGTGACTATGAGTGCCAGCAAAGCACAGTGCACCCCGCTGACCCCACCTGACTCTCCACTGCCCAGCACTGTGGCAACAGAATGCGTTGACCCAGCGGCTGTGCTCACATTCCCAACCATCAGCTGTAGGAAACCGGCATCATCGGGCTCTGAGTCTCGCTCCGATTCCTCTG ACGACGACGATGCGGTGATTGACGTGGTGACTGTGGAGAGCAAGCAGAGCCGAGCCCGACTGGTGGGCAGCCGTAAGCCTGTGACCATCACTGTCCGAGCTGACCCCTGCCCAAAGCGTTTCCACATGTCTGTGCACCAGCAGCAGCACAACTACGCAGCCCCTTCCCCTGATAGCGACCCTGAGGATGACGAAGAACCACAGAGTAAATGGTCCTGTCCAGACTCCAGCCACCACCAGCAGCCAGACTCCCCCACAGCTTCCTCTGCAGACAGCCCCCAGAGCTCTGACGCTGAGGACACTGACCGCCGGAAGAACCACAACTTCCTGGAGCGGAAGAGGCGGAACGACCTTCGCTCTCGCTTCTTGGCACTGCGGGATGTGATCCCGGGCCTGGTGGAGTCGGCCAAGGCCCCTAAGGTGGCCATCCTGACCCAGGCCACAAAGTACCTGCTCCAGCTGCACAGCAGAGAGAAGCACCAGGCTCAGGAGAGGAAACGCCTCAAAGCCCGCCAGCAGAAACTCCTCCGGAGGCTAGCCGACCTTAAACGCTCCTGA